From Pseudoalteromonas rubra, one genomic window encodes:
- a CDS encoding glycoside hydrolase family protein, which produces MEKLIKQLKQHEGVRLLVYTCPAGHQTIGVGRNLEQRGITDREADYLLSNDISYFTDQVRSNIDTSLCSPAREAVLINMAFNLGISGLLKFQNTIAAVEAADWETAAIEMLDSRWAVQVGKRADELAEQMQSGEWFK; this is translated from the coding sequence AACAACATGAAGGCGTGCGCTTACTGGTGTACACCTGCCCAGCAGGGCACCAGACAATTGGCGTAGGCCGCAACCTGGAACAACGCGGCATAACCGACCGCGAAGCCGACTACCTGTTAAGTAATGACATCTCCTATTTTACCGACCAGGTGCGGTCGAATATTGATACCTCTCTCTGCAGCCCGGCCCGCGAAGCCGTGCTGATCAACATGGCATTTAACCTGGGCATTAGTGGCCTGCTCAAATTCCAGAATACCATCGCCGCAGTTGAGGCAGCGGACTGGGAAACCGCCGCTATCGAAATGTTAGATAGCCGCTGGGCTGTACAGGTAGGCAAACGCGCCGACGAACTGGCCGAGCAGATGCAATCAGGGGAGTGGTTCAAATGA
- a CDS encoding DUF1804 family protein, translated as MAHSVDTRNAIRHSYVNELLALTVACVKHSVKESTARRWKSDAKANGDDWDLARAAARKATGPAGEFTQEFIEEFTIQTSETFKLIRDPENGLSLAERVKVLTSLSDMYSKVMNLSGGNKKIEKRTVAAEVIKALANFVSKNHPDYSSQLVEILTAFTPQLSAMMDD; from the coding sequence ATGGCGCACTCGGTAGACACAAGGAACGCTATTCGTCATAGCTATGTAAATGAGCTACTGGCCCTTACTGTTGCCTGCGTAAAGCATTCTGTAAAAGAAAGCACAGCTCGACGCTGGAAATCAGATGCTAAAGCAAATGGAGACGACTGGGATTTAGCCAGGGCTGCAGCTCGTAAAGCTACAGGTCCAGCCGGAGAGTTTACCCAAGAGTTTATAGAAGAATTTACCATTCAAACCAGTGAAACCTTTAAGCTAATAAGAGACCCTGAAAACGGCCTTTCATTAGCAGAGCGCGTGAAAGTACTGACTTCACTAAGTGATATGTACTCAAAGGTCATGAATCTAAGTGGTGGCAATAAGAAAATTGAAAAGCGCACTGTGGCAGCTGAGGTTATCAAGGCCCTGGCCAATTTCGTTAGCAAAAATCACCCCGATTATTCCTCTCAATTAGTCGAGATACTCACAGCATTTACCCCTCAGCTTTCAGCAATGATGGATGACTGA
- a CDS encoding phage portal protein family protein has translation MSKPHLSYKGYRALQKMFNMSQTDPNMFGLMRELPNPDPILRKAGKSAFIYDEIATDAHVIGELRSLRSGMFAFSAELVPGGDDTASKKSFELATALMGRRPAAMTEWMDTDWHNYSAILHGFAVTHLGKFQKTDGRWLPSTVEQWPAGRFVFTPDHELLVRTRENPQGEPIMPERWTCVRHMPTAKNPYGTALLSSCFWPWTFKHGGFKFFVQLCERFGVPFPIGKYSPGTKDQEIDDLMEGLAKLLTDGIAVIPDDASLEILESKMSGEPVQKQLIDLCNAEMSKALTSQTLATEQKSGARAASETHAKRAGENQRADRALVSGYRNQILEIIHKVNFDGGEPPRYIWRDQKEINLDAVNVVREAAKLIPVSKDHAYKVFGIPKPQEDQEILEVKDDGAGIATAAKVEFATGDQPTTDIPTFDAFDQATDLEIAKIFEFAQQSDSVQALADKIKAQFPNITSGALADIAGQAFEHEFLAGMNEANQEEI, from the coding sequence ATGTCTAAACCTCACCTGAGCTATAAGGGATATAGAGCCCTGCAAAAGATGTTCAATATGTCGCAAACAGACCCAAATATGTTTGGGCTAATGCGAGAGCTGCCGAACCCAGATCCGATCCTGCGCAAAGCAGGCAAAAGCGCGTTTATCTATGACGAGATTGCAACGGACGCCCATGTGATCGGCGAGCTACGTAGCCTGCGTTCAGGCATGTTTGCGTTTAGTGCTGAGCTGGTACCAGGTGGTGATGACACCGCAAGCAAAAAGAGTTTCGAATTAGCTACAGCACTCATGGGCCGACGCCCGGCAGCCATGACAGAGTGGATGGACACCGACTGGCACAACTACAGCGCTATTTTGCATGGGTTTGCGGTTACGCACCTTGGCAAGTTCCAAAAGACCGACGGACGCTGGTTGCCGTCCACCGTAGAGCAGTGGCCAGCTGGCCGGTTTGTGTTTACACCTGATCATGAGCTACTGGTAAGGACCCGCGAAAACCCACAAGGTGAGCCCATTATGCCCGAACGCTGGACATGTGTTCGCCATATGCCAACAGCCAAAAATCCTTATGGTACCGCGCTACTCAGCAGTTGTTTTTGGCCCTGGACGTTCAAACACGGTGGGTTCAAGTTTTTTGTTCAGCTATGTGAGCGGTTCGGCGTGCCATTCCCTATTGGTAAGTATTCGCCGGGGACAAAAGACCAAGAAATCGACGACCTGATGGAAGGCCTGGCTAAGCTCTTAACAGACGGCATAGCCGTTATTCCAGATGACGCCTCACTGGAGATATTAGAAAGCAAAATGAGTGGCGAGCCGGTGCAAAAACAGCTGATCGACCTGTGTAATGCCGAGATGAGCAAAGCACTAACGTCGCAGACTCTGGCAACTGAGCAAAAATCGGGTGCCCGTGCGGCCAGTGAGACCCACGCCAAAAGAGCGGGCGAAAACCAAAGGGCGGACAGGGCGCTGGTGTCGGGATACCGCAACCAGATCCTGGAAATTATTCACAAGGTTAATTTTGATGGCGGCGAGCCGCCGAGATACATCTGGCGAGACCAAAAAGAGATTAACCTGGACGCTGTGAACGTGGTACGTGAAGCAGCAAAACTGATCCCGGTAAGTAAGGATCATGCCTATAAGGTGTTCGGCATTCCGAAACCCCAGGAAGACCAAGAAATCCTGGAAGTAAAAGACGATGGCGCTGGCATAGCTACCGCTGCCAAGGTGGAGTTTGCCACAGGAGATCAACCTACCACCGACATTCCCACATTCGATGCGTTTGACCAGGCAACCGACCTGGAAATAGCAAAGATATTTGAGTTTGCCCAGCAATCGGACTCTGTCCAGGCGCTGGCAGACAAGATAAAAGCACAATTCCCCAACATTACATCGGGCGCACTGGCCGACATTGCAGGCCAGGCGTTTGAGCATGAGTTTTTGGCGGGGATGAACGAAGCAAATCAAGAGGAAATCTAA
- a CDS encoding phage head morphogenesis protein has product MPVSTDPQYGHKVQFREAINNFKDKVQIPTESYKDLMGHIHARAFTVAGATKTELLNDLYTDVLKAIEDGETITQFRKRFDETVAKHGWSYNGKRGWRTQVIYQNNKNTARAAGRWEQQTRLKERRPYLLYLTAGDQRVRPKHQTWHYILLPLEHKFWDTHYPPNGWMCRCKVVNLSERDIKRMGLTVTPDSAINAHLKPFKVVDPETGEELEKLPGIDLGWNYNPGKAWLGADQSTGKMLAGLDKNLREITTPLFNGAIKEGERYYKKQVAAVAARQALNKPETGRVFSLGHLHSDVFNNVLTKAPQTKSTLVVIDEPMIKTTIQVLGYEQAASMMDIVQANGLSTFNQSVIQLTINDVLIIIEVMPDQNRVVAVQQI; this is encoded by the coding sequence ATGCCTGTCAGTACTGATCCTCAATATGGCCACAAGGTGCAATTCCGCGAGGCCATAAACAATTTTAAAGACAAAGTTCAAATCCCAACAGAGTCATACAAAGACCTGATGGGCCATATCCATGCGCGTGCGTTTACTGTTGCCGGTGCAACCAAAACCGAGCTGCTAAACGACCTCTATACAGACGTACTAAAGGCCATCGAGGACGGCGAGACGATCACTCAGTTTCGTAAGCGGTTCGACGAGACCGTGGCTAAACACGGCTGGTCGTATAATGGTAAGCGAGGTTGGCGCACCCAGGTTATTTACCAAAACAACAAAAATACAGCACGCGCTGCAGGTCGCTGGGAGCAACAGACCAGGCTAAAAGAGCGCCGACCGTATTTGCTGTATCTGACAGCAGGTGATCAACGCGTAAGACCCAAGCACCAAACGTGGCACTATATATTACTACCACTGGAGCATAAGTTTTGGGATACACATTATCCACCAAATGGCTGGATGTGCCGTTGCAAAGTGGTCAACCTGAGCGAGCGCGATATCAAGCGCATGGGCCTAACGGTTACGCCAGACTCAGCCATTAATGCCCACCTAAAACCGTTTAAGGTCGTGGATCCTGAAACGGGCGAAGAATTAGAAAAATTACCAGGCATTGATCTCGGCTGGAATTACAATCCTGGTAAAGCATGGCTGGGTGCTGATCAGTCGACGGGTAAAATGCTCGCTGGCCTGGACAAAAACCTGCGAGAGATCACAACGCCGTTATTCAACGGCGCAATAAAGGAAGGCGAACGCTATTACAAAAAGCAGGTTGCCGCTGTAGCAGCTCGCCAGGCACTCAACAAACCAGAGACAGGCCGTGTTTTCTCGTTAGGTCATTTGCACAGCGATGTGTTTAACAACGTACTGACCAAAGCACCGCAAACCAAAAGCACACTGGTAGTCATAGACGAGCCCATGATCAAAACAACCATTCAGGTTCTAGGCTACGAGCAAGCAGCCTCAATGATGGATATTGTCCAGGCTAATGGCCTGAGCACGTTTAACCAAAGCGTGATCCAGTTAACCATTAACGATGTGCTGATCATCATTGAGGTAATGCCAGACCAAAACCGCGTAGTGGCCGTGCAGCAGATTTAA
- a CDS encoding DUF3164 family protein: protein MNGIPEGFMKDGKGNLVAVVNIKQTDLIKDEFVRKAVEKAKKQQAELAEFKQKQMEEADDFLELLAQEYDVNLGGKKGNITLRSFDHSLSVKIQVQERIELGPELQVAKQVIDECLNEWTEGGNQNIKAIVNKVFATDKQGTLNPQRILSLRRLEISDDTGKWQKAMDIIAESVTAIDSCRFIRFYEQDEQGADQAISLDIAKL from the coding sequence ATGAATGGCATACCTGAAGGCTTTATGAAAGACGGCAAAGGCAACCTGGTTGCAGTCGTCAACATCAAACAGACGGACCTTATAAAGGACGAGTTTGTGCGCAAGGCTGTTGAGAAAGCTAAAAAACAACAAGCTGAACTAGCAGAGTTCAAGCAAAAGCAAATGGAAGAAGCAGACGATTTTCTGGAACTGCTGGCACAGGAGTATGACGTAAACCTTGGCGGTAAAAAAGGCAACATTACGCTGCGCTCGTTTGACCACTCGCTGTCTGTAAAAATCCAGGTGCAAGAACGTATCGAGCTGGGCCCAGAGCTACAAGTAGCCAAACAAGTTATAGACGAATGCCTGAACGAATGGACCGAAGGCGGCAACCAAAACATCAAGGCCATCGTAAACAAAGTGTTCGCCACTGATAAGCAAGGCACGTTAAACCCACAACGTATCTTAAGCCTGCGCCGCCTGGAAATCTCGGACGATACAGGTAAATGGCAAAAGGCAATGGACATTATTGCCGAGTCAGTCACAGCAATTGATAGCTGTAGATTCATCCGCTTCTATGAGCAAGATGAGCAGGGCGCTGATCAGGCAATTTCTCTGGATATAGCAAAGCTCTGA